A window of Pyrus communis chromosome 3, drPyrComm1.1, whole genome shotgun sequence genomic DNA:
CATTTTCACAAAAGCGATGACCTACGCGATGAAAAAGAATATGAGGTTGAGTTGAACGTAACTTTCCCTCACACCAGGCTTAGATGTGCATACATTGCACTCCAAGCTTGGAAAAAGGCAATTTACTCAGACCCTCTTAAAACAACTGAGAATTGGGTTGGTGGTGATGTTTGTGCTTATACCGGAGTGTTTTGTGCCCCGGCACTTGATGACCCCAAAATAGAGGTTGTGGCCGGCATTGATATCAACCATGCAGACATTGCAGGATACCTTCCGGTCGAATTAGGCCTGCTGAGTGACATTGCATTGTTCCACATCAACACTAACAAGTTTTGTGGTGTCATTCCCGAGGGCTTTGCTAGGTTAAATCTTCTCCACGAGCTTGATGTTAGCAACAACCAATTCGTGGGATCGTTCCCTGAAGTTGTTCTCAAAATTCCCAACCTCAAGTACCTAGACCTCAGGTTTAATGACTTTGAGGGAAAATTGCCTCCTGAGCTTTTCAACAAGGAATTGGATGCTTTGTTCTTAAACAACAACAGGTTCACATCCACCATTCCTGACACACTTGGAAACTCCCCCGTCTCGGTTCTTGTGGTCTCCAACAATCGTCTAGAAGGTTGCATTCCTCACACCATAGGAAAGATGGTGAACACCTTGAATGAGGTCATCTTCTCTAACAACAAGTTTGGTGGGTGTTTGCCTAATGAAATCGGATACCTCTCAAATGTGACGGTGTTTGATGTTAGCTCAAACACATTCAGCGGGATCATGTCAAAAAAATTCGAAGGCCTTCAAAAGTTGGAGGAGTTGAACATTGCACATAACATGCTAACCGGGTTTGTTCCTGAGTGTTTATGCAACTTGCCTAGCTTGGGAAATTTCACATTTTCCTACAACTACTTCAATGGTGAGGCCAAAGAATGTGTGCCGGTTTCTCAGAAGGACGTTGTGTTTGAAGACACAAGCAATTGCTTGCCGGATAGGCCTAAACAGAAGTCAGCAAAAGAATGTCAAGCTGTAGTGAGCAAGCCAGTGGATTGTAGTAAGGCAAAGTGTGGAGGTAGACCAGGACCTTCAAAACCTTCCCTTCCTACGCCAAAACTGCAACCACCTATTCACTCTCCACCACCACATGTACAAATGCCACCATTCCCTGCACCTTCAGGTCAAAGTCCAGTTGTTCCAATTCACCCTAAGTCACCACTGGTTCAttcgccgccaccaccaccaccagtcCATTCTCCTCCACCACCTGTAGCAACACCACCATCACCCGCATCTATAGGGCAAAGTCCCGTTGTTCCAATTCAACCTAAATCACCCCTACCACTAAGGAAAACTCCACCACCATTAGTCAACTCACCCCCACCACCAATTCACTCTCCCCCACCACCAGTGCATTCACCCCCACCACCGGTCCActtgttggatagtggccaacaTTGCTTTCGGCTACACAACAATCCAAACAActttggctataaaaaattataaacaaaagaaGGTGGGAAACACCTTCCTTGTTTtaaggagaaaaaaagggaaaggtgTTTGTTGCTTTTGGAAAAGTTGTGATGAGTGCTCATTATTTCGGTttgaagaagagagagatgagagctTATTTCggtagagaagaaagaagagagaagaaagagcttttcttcagagagcaagggagagttgcagagaaaaagggagagttgcagagagcctaaaacagaagaagaaagttgttgcttcaattggttagtaatcatccaccaaagtagttgttgttgtaatagctttgagctatatgtatagagaagaaattattcattatatttctttctctatttgtttctttggtgtgtgagagctattgggtgtattgggtttttgggttgtgagattgccaacaaaagttgttgcttcaattggttagtaatcatccaccaaagtagttgttgttgtaatagctttgagctatatgtatagagaagaaattattcattatatttctttctctatttgtttctttggtgtgtgagagctattaggtgtattgggtttttgggttgtgagattgccaacactttgtaaactcccatttggttgatagtggattattgggtgagctcctactgctccgaggacgtactccagttacactgactgtggaggaacctcgttaaaatctttgtgtcttttatattttgttcttgcatttccatTTGATATATTCCTTGTGggctagcttgagttggttccaaaagattttggtgctatcctagcacaacaattggtatcagagcactggttgctcttgggtactgtctagttgccaaagatgtcagacgggcaagatgagaatccttttggaagcagctccgggtttgcaagaactacggtgcaaaatgcaaagttcgaagtggaaaagtttgatggcacaaacaacttcgggatgtggcaatgtgaggttaaagatgtgttggctcaacaagatcttcttgccgccttgggagagaagcctgaagctatgtcgaaactggaatgggagaaattaaatttgtgggcttgctcttcaattcggttgtgccttgcaaaaactcagaagtattttgtgatgcgggagactttggcaagtgtgttgtggcaaaaattggaagacaagtatatgacgaagagtgcagagaaccggctacacttgaagaaaaagctctaccgcttccaatacaaagaaggtacaaaaatgattagacaccttgatacttttaataagttgattgccgacttgttaaatttagatgaggatattaaggatgaagataaggccttaatattgttgaattccttgccggactcttatgagcattttgttaccactattatgcatggtaaagaaactgtgaaatttgaagatgtgtcaaatgccttgatgaattatgaaatgaggcatagagataaaaatcatgatagtacctctgaagctttatttgttagaggtagatcatcggagaggagatcctcttctagcagaaaaaaatcacagtctcgacctagaggaaactctaaaggtagaaaacatttggaaagggatgaatgtgccttttgtcgtaataagggccactggaagaaagattgtcctagattgaagaccaaaggcaaagaaagttctgaagctaatgttgctgaggttgaaacagatttttctgattttgctttaaccacttcctcatcatttgattgtgctactaagtgggttttggatacgggttgtactcatcatatgactcctcacaaggattggttttcaagcttgaaaaagtttgatggcggtgttgtgttcatgggagatgacaatccttgcacaacaaaagggattggtacagttcgtttgaagttgcatgatggcatggttaaagagttgacaggtgttcggtatgtaccgaatttgaagaaaaatcttatttctttgggaactttagaagccaagggcttcaggtttcattcagatgggcagacattgaaagtgacttatggtgcacttgttgtgatgaaagctcctcgatgtggccatttgtatttattgcaaggaagcactg
This region includes:
- the LOC137728522 gene encoding pollen-specific leucine-rich repeat extensin-like protein 3 produces the protein MKAVYFLLSFLLFSSFSSFSSALTDAEVSSITRRQLLHFHKSDDLRDEKEYEVELNVTFPHTRLRCAYIALQAWKKAIYSDPLKTTENWVGGDVCAYTGVFCAPALDDPKIEVVAGIDINHADIAGYLPVELGLLSDIALFHINTNKFCGVIPEGFARLNLLHELDVSNNQFVGSFPEVVLKIPNLKYLDLRFNDFEGKLPPELFNKELDALFLNNNRFTSTIPDTLGNSPVSVLVVSNNRLEGCIPHTIGKMVNTLNEVIFSNNKFGGCLPNEIGYLSNVTVFDVSSNTFSGIMSKKFEGLQKLEELNIAHNMLTGFVPECLCNLPSLGNFTFSYNYFNGEAKECVPVSQKDVVFEDTSNCLPDRPKQKSAKECQAVVSKPVDCSKAKCGGRPGPSKPSLPTPKLQPPIHSPPPHVQMPPFPAPSGQSPVVPIHPKSPLVHSPPPPPPVHSPPPPVATPPSPASIGQSPVVPIQPKSPLPLRKTPPPLVNSPPPPIHSPPPPVHSPPPPVHLLDSGQHCFRLHNNPNNFGYKKL